The following proteins are co-located in the Callithrix jacchus isolate 240 chromosome 10, calJac240_pri, whole genome shotgun sequence genome:
- the LOC100895047 gene encoding glycine N-acyltransferase-like protein 1 isoform X1 — protein MILLNNSQKLLALYKSLARSIPESLKVYGSVYHINHGNPFNLEVLVDSWPEYRMVIIRPQKQEMTDDMDLYTNVYRIFSKEPQKSQEILKNCEIINWKQILQIQGFQGSLGEGIRVAAFSKSVKVEHSRAILFITEDILNLNASNKSKFGSWAETGHPDVEFESETPDFKYAQLDVSYSGLVNDRWRRGKNERSLRYIKRCIEALPTACVLGPEGIPVSWVTMDPSCELGMAYSMERYRKKGKMRQTMVQFKKYLRQNNIPFYLSVLEFNEDSRRSVKQNGFFEAACEWHQWTCYPQI, from the exons ATGATCCTACTGAATAATTCCCAGAAGCTGCTGGCCCTATACAAATCCTTGGCCAGGAGCATCCCTGAGTCCCTGAAG GTGTATGGCTCTGTGTATCACATCAATCACGGGAACCCCTTCAACCTGGAGGTGCTGGTGGACTCCTGGCCTGAGTATCGGATGGTTATTATCCGGCCTCAAAAACAG GAGATGACTGATGACATGGATTTATACACAAATGTATATCGTATATTCTCCAAAGAGCctcaaaaatcacaagaaattttgaaaaattgtgaGATCATAAACTGGAAACAGATACTCCAAATCCAAG GTTTTCAAGGAAGTTTAGGTGAGGGGATAAGAGTGGCTGCATTTTCAAAGTCAGTGAAGGTAGAGCATTCAAGGGCAATCCTCTTTATTACAGAAGATATCCTGAACCTCAATGCCTCCAATAAAAGCAAGTTTGGAAGCTGGGCTGAGACAGGCCACCCAGATGTTGAATTTGAGAG CGAAACTCCCGATTTTAAGTATGCTCAGCTGGATGTCTCTTATTCTGGGCTGGTAAATGACAGGTGGAGGCGAGGGAAGAATGAAAGGAGCCTGCGTTATATCAAGCGCTGCATAGAAGCCCTGCCAACAGCCTGTGTGCTGGGCCCAGAGGGGATCCCTGTCTCATGGGTAACCATGGACCCTTCTTGTGAATTAGGAATGGCCTATAGCATGGAAAGATACCGAAAGAAAGGCAAGATGAGACAGACAATGGTGCAATTCAAGAAATATCTGCgtcagaataatattccattttacctCTCTGTGCTAGAATTTAATGAAGACTCCCGTAGATCTGTGAAGCAAAATGGTTTCTTTGAGGCCGCCTGTGAGTGGCACCAATGGACCTGCTACCCACAGATCTAG
- the LOC100895047 gene encoding glycine N-acyltransferase-like protein 1 isoform X2, whose translation MILLNNSQKLLALYKSLARSIPESLKVYGSVYHINHGNPFNLEVLVDSWPEYRMVIIRPQKQEMTDDMDLYTNVYRIFSKEPQKSQEILKNCEIINWKQILQIQEDILNLNASNKSKFGSWAETGHPDVEFESETPDFKYAQLDVSYSGLVNDRWRRGKNERSLRYIKRCIEALPTACVLGPEGIPVSWVTMDPSCELGMAYSMERYRKKGKMRQTMVQFKKYLRQNNIPFYLSVLEFNEDSRRSVKQNGFFEAACEWHQWTCYPQI comes from the exons ATGATCCTACTGAATAATTCCCAGAAGCTGCTGGCCCTATACAAATCCTTGGCCAGGAGCATCCCTGAGTCCCTGAAG GTGTATGGCTCTGTGTATCACATCAATCACGGGAACCCCTTCAACCTGGAGGTGCTGGTGGACTCCTGGCCTGAGTATCGGATGGTTATTATCCGGCCTCAAAAACAG GAGATGACTGATGACATGGATTTATACACAAATGTATATCGTATATTCTCCAAAGAGCctcaaaaatcacaagaaattttgaaaaattgtgaGATCATAAACTGGAAACAGATACTCCAAATCCAAG AAGATATCCTGAACCTCAATGCCTCCAATAAAAGCAAGTTTGGAAGCTGGGCTGAGACAGGCCACCCAGATGTTGAATTTGAGAG CGAAACTCCCGATTTTAAGTATGCTCAGCTGGATGTCTCTTATTCTGGGCTGGTAAATGACAGGTGGAGGCGAGGGAAGAATGAAAGGAGCCTGCGTTATATCAAGCGCTGCATAGAAGCCCTGCCAACAGCCTGTGTGCTGGGCCCAGAGGGGATCCCTGTCTCATGGGTAACCATGGACCCTTCTTGTGAATTAGGAATGGCCTATAGCATGGAAAGATACCGAAAGAAAGGCAAGATGAGACAGACAATGGTGCAATTCAAGAAATATCTGCgtcagaataatattccattttacctCTCTGTGCTAGAATTTAATGAAGACTCCCGTAGATCTGTGAAGCAAAATGGTTTCTTTGAGGCCGCCTGTGAGTGGCACCAATGGACCTGCTACCCACAGATCTAG
- the LOC100895047 gene encoding glycine N-acyltransferase-like protein 1 isoform X3 has translation MVIIRPQKQEMTDDMDLYTNVYRIFSKEPQKSQEILKNCEIINWKQILQIQGFQGSLGEGIRVAAFSKSVKVEHSRAILFITEDILNLNASNKSKFGSWAETGHPDVEFESETPDFKYAQLDVSYSGLVNDRWRRGKNERSLRYIKRCIEALPTACVLGPEGIPVSWVTMDPSCELGMAYSMERYRKKGKMRQTMVQFKKYLRQNNIPFYLSVLEFNEDSRRSVKQNGFFEAACEWHQWTCYPQI, from the exons ATGGTTATTATCCGGCCTCAAAAACAG GAGATGACTGATGACATGGATTTATACACAAATGTATATCGTATATTCTCCAAAGAGCctcaaaaatcacaagaaattttgaaaaattgtgaGATCATAAACTGGAAACAGATACTCCAAATCCAAG GTTTTCAAGGAAGTTTAGGTGAGGGGATAAGAGTGGCTGCATTTTCAAAGTCAGTGAAGGTAGAGCATTCAAGGGCAATCCTCTTTATTACAGAAGATATCCTGAACCTCAATGCCTCCAATAAAAGCAAGTTTGGAAGCTGGGCTGAGACAGGCCACCCAGATGTTGAATTTGAGAG CGAAACTCCCGATTTTAAGTATGCTCAGCTGGATGTCTCTTATTCTGGGCTGGTAAATGACAGGTGGAGGCGAGGGAAGAATGAAAGGAGCCTGCGTTATATCAAGCGCTGCATAGAAGCCCTGCCAACAGCCTGTGTGCTGGGCCCAGAGGGGATCCCTGTCTCATGGGTAACCATGGACCCTTCTTGTGAATTAGGAATGGCCTATAGCATGGAAAGATACCGAAAGAAAGGCAAGATGAGACAGACAATGGTGCAATTCAAGAAATATCTGCgtcagaataatattccattttacctCTCTGTGCTAGAATTTAATGAAGACTCCCGTAGATCTGTGAAGCAAAATGGTTTCTTTGAGGCCGCCTGTGAGTGGCACCAATGGACCTGCTACCCACAGATCTAG